A window from Litorilinea aerophila encodes these proteins:
- the phoU gene encoding phosphate signaling complex protein PhoU, with translation MTRERFDAMLASVRDEILLMGSQVAEELQLALRALEGLDGELAQQAIAVDREINRRRFAIEDECFLLIATQQPTARDLRLIFAAMNMIVDLERMGDQAKGVAKLVPQLAQRPHQHRPPELHQMGPMVARMLEEALQAYAENDMELARKVIADDDQVDARYANVFTQVMYQMAQAGNPEQVEAAYELLRAARELERFGDLCTNIAERTLYLATGSMENLHAATAGSPEPR, from the coding sequence ATGACTCGAGAACGGTTTGACGCCATGTTGGCCAGCGTTCGGGATGAGATTTTGCTGATGGGGAGCCAGGTGGCCGAGGAACTGCAACTGGCCCTGCGCGCCCTGGAGGGGTTGGACGGCGAACTGGCCCAACAGGCCATCGCCGTGGACCGGGAGATCAACCGGCGGCGCTTCGCTATCGAGGATGAATGCTTCCTCCTCATCGCCACCCAACAGCCCACGGCCCGGGACCTGCGCCTGATCTTCGCGGCCATGAACATGATCGTGGACCTGGAACGCATGGGCGACCAGGCCAAAGGCGTGGCCAAGCTGGTGCCCCAACTGGCCCAGCGCCCCCACCAGCACCGCCCACCCGAACTCCACCAGATGGGCCCCATGGTGGCCCGCATGCTGGAAGAGGCGCTCCAGGCCTACGCGGAAAACGACATGGAGCTGGCCCGCAAGGTTATCGCCGACGACGACCAGGTGGACGCGCGCTACGCCAACGTCTTTACCCAGGTGATGTACCAGATGGCCCAGGCCGGCAATCCCGAGCAGGTGGAGGCAGCCTACGAGCTGCTGCGGGCAGCCCGCGAGCTGGAGCGTTTTGGCGACCTCTGCACCAACATCGCCGAACGCACCCTCTACCTGGCCACCGGCTCCATGGAGAATCTCCACGCCGCAACGGCAGGTTCGCCTGAGCCACGGTGA
- a CDS encoding SUMF1/EgtB/PvdO family nonheme iron enzyme, which yields MNRDVWHHLGWAAMAMALGLVVAACVATTPAGLPSQGGSLLMPNANLTALAVTVDRLRGDVRHGLVQDESVDVQPGDRIAVLEQGRGLLRFPDRLVVELFRDTQIDMADVRLEAAGFIFVRMRQAFGHTRAELTGQANARLILTTDYATITAIEDGTEFVTCHAPELTCMVTLAGATEVRAQGEVVTVRAGEATYIFPDQPPQPPTCADLSQVRRWMDAKRGSAPIDPLGALVISWGPDLPCGEEAPPAPVAEATAVSTPTETALPLPAAEGMVSIPPGEYVVGAPRADDYHVAAMRVSLPAFWLDQFEVTHEQYAAYLAATGHTPPLAWPDGTVPPGRDRHPVQGVTWEEAARYCAWALKRLPTEAEWEVAARGPGEAPALYPWGADPLAGGQVNALSPVESYPVGSVTFNRSPFDVYDQAGNVWEWVDSPYAPVLTGHRLLRGGRYGLQRDMAYRQQVAPDDDRFRSVAGFRCAADRVEGE from the coding sequence ATGAATCGAGATGTGTGGCACCACCTTGGGTGGGCGGCCATGGCGATGGCCCTTGGCCTGGTGGTGGCCGCGTGCGTGGCTACCACCCCGGCAGGCCTCCCCTCCCAGGGTGGCTCCTTGCTGATGCCCAATGCCAATCTGACTGCGCTGGCCGTCACGGTGGACCGGCTGCGGGGCGATGTGCGCCACGGGCTGGTCCAGGATGAGTCCGTCGACGTCCAGCCGGGCGACCGCATCGCCGTGCTGGAACAGGGGCGGGGCCTTTTGCGCTTCCCCGATCGCCTGGTGGTGGAGCTCTTTCGGGACACCCAGATAGACATGGCCGACGTGCGGCTGGAGGCGGCCGGCTTCATCTTCGTGCGTATGCGCCAGGCCTTTGGCCACACCCGCGCAGAGCTGACGGGCCAGGCCAACGCCCGGCTGATCCTGACCACAGACTATGCCACCATCACCGCCATTGAAGATGGCACCGAGTTTGTGACCTGCCACGCGCCCGAACTGACCTGTATGGTGACCCTGGCAGGGGCCACCGAGGTGCGGGCCCAGGGGGAGGTGGTGACCGTGCGGGCCGGCGAGGCCACCTACATCTTCCCAGATCAGCCCCCCCAGCCCCCAACCTGCGCCGACCTGAGTCAGGTCCGCCGGTGGATGGATGCCAAGCGGGGAAGCGCGCCCATCGATCCCCTGGGCGCGCTGGTCATCTCCTGGGGGCCTGATCTGCCCTGTGGAGAAGAGGCGCCGCCGGCCCCGGTGGCCGAAGCGACGGCCGTGTCCACGCCGACTGAAACAGCGCTCCCTTTGCCGGCAGCCGAGGGCATGGTGTCCATCCCGCCCGGCGAATATGTAGTGGGCGCGCCCAGGGCGGATGATTACCATGTGGCGGCCATGAGGGTGAGCCTGCCCGCCTTCTGGCTGGATCAGTTCGAGGTGACCCATGAGCAGTACGCGGCCTATCTGGCCGCCACAGGCCACACGCCACCCCTGGCCTGGCCCGATGGTACCGTGCCGCCAGGCCGGGATCGCCACCCGGTCCAGGGGGTCACCTGGGAGGAGGCTGCAAGGTACTGTGCCTGGGCGTTGAAACGCCTGCCCACCGAAGCTGAATGGGAGGTGGCTGCCCGGGGACCCGGAGAGGCCCCCGCCCTGTACCCATGGGGGGCGGATCCGCTGGCGGGGGGGCAGGTGAATGCCCTTTCCCCCGTGGAAAGCTACCCGGTGGGCAGCGTCACCTTCAACCGTAGCCCCTTCGATGTCTATGACCAGGCCGGCAATGTCTGGGAATGGGTGGATTCCCCCTATGCGCCGGTGCTGACGGGGCACAGGTTACTGCGGGGTGGACGGTATGGCCTCCAGCGAGATATGGCCTATCGCCAACAGGTGGCCCCCGATGATGACCGTTTTCGATCCGTAGCCGGTTTCCGCTGTGCGGCAGACCGGGTTGAAGGAGAATAG
- a CDS encoding SH3 domain-containing protein, giving the protein MATLLGVPAAPSWTMGRWVVQLVLVCGLWGLGGCTAAVPPATPPLPATPAPATAEALPPPAPAAMEMPAPSASGEVLFQDDFTNVQSGWPNAQVFDNYFIGYHEPAYYHVEVRTAHDRVVVPWPAGTFEDVAVEAAVFVDPANTAAEGNFRYGLALRRTGEQYYGFLVAPRSQHWYVVKSSTSGLTLLADGSHESIQGQEASPDHLRVETQGPLLRFMVNGHPVAEVQDEGYTAGSIGFLVQTEDAIRVHVHHDWVAVYPLAPPVNHAAQQYHDDFTDPLSGWPGTLVFDNYFIGYHEPEYYHVEVRTAHDRALVSWPGGALVDATVEVALFPDAANTAVEGDFRYGLALRRTGDQYYGFMISPRTQRWFIFKSTPARLNLLAEGRDDSIQGEESAPDQLRVDARGANMLFTLNGQPVGEIMDDAYDSGVLALVVQTLDSPRVHVHYDMIQVGPVDPAVHFAIDDATCTVDVAGLNLRSGPGIDYDPPMTSLTGGTLLEPLARSDQQVMTAQRRIGTVTWIQVRVRETGQIGWVSGAAGYVSCTIPLNLLPEATAPATP; this is encoded by the coding sequence ATGGCAACACTTTTGGGGGTGCCAGCGGCACCGTCGTGGACGATGGGCCGCTGGGTGGTACAACTGGTGCTGGTCTGTGGGCTGTGGGGCCTTGGGGGCTGTACGGCGGCTGTGCCTCCTGCCACGCCCCCGCTCCCGGCGACTCCTGCGCCCGCGACCGCGGAAGCTCTGCCCCCGCCTGCGCCAGCCGCGATGGAGATGCCTGCCCCGTCCGCTTCCGGCGAGGTGTTGTTCCAGGACGACTTCACCAATGTGCAGAGCGGCTGGCCGAATGCCCAGGTCTTTGACAACTACTTCATCGGCTACCACGAGCCGGCTTACTATCACGTGGAGGTGCGCACCGCCCATGACCGGGTGGTGGTCCCCTGGCCCGCGGGCACATTTGAGGATGTGGCAGTGGAGGCGGCCGTTTTTGTGGATCCGGCCAACACCGCGGCGGAAGGAAACTTCCGCTATGGGCTGGCCCTGCGGCGCACCGGCGAGCAGTACTATGGCTTTTTGGTCGCTCCCCGCAGTCAGCACTGGTACGTTGTGAAGAGTTCGACTTCCGGATTGACCCTGCTGGCCGACGGCAGCCACGAATCGATACAGGGGCAGGAGGCCAGCCCGGATCATCTCCGGGTGGAGACCCAGGGCCCACTCCTGCGCTTCATGGTCAACGGCCATCCCGTGGCAGAAGTGCAGGACGAAGGGTACACGGCCGGCTCCATCGGCTTCCTGGTCCAGACCGAGGATGCCATCCGGGTCCACGTCCACCATGACTGGGTGGCTGTCTATCCGCTCGCTCCACCGGTGAACCATGCCGCCCAACAGTACCACGATGATTTCACGGATCCGTTGAGTGGCTGGCCGGGTACGCTGGTTTTCGACAACTACTTCATCGGTTACCATGAGCCAGAGTACTATCACGTGGAGGTGCGCACTGCCCACGACCGGGCCCTGGTGTCCTGGCCCGGCGGCGCCCTGGTGGACGCTACCGTTGAAGTCGCCCTTTTCCCCGACGCTGCCAACACCGCGGTGGAGGGAGACTTTCGCTACGGGCTGGCCTTGCGGCGTACGGGAGACCAGTACTACGGCTTTATGATCTCACCCCGAACCCAGCGCTGGTTCATCTTCAAGAGCACGCCGGCCCGCCTGAACCTGTTGGCTGAGGGGCGCGATGACTCCATCCAAGGGGAAGAGTCCGCTCCCGACCAGCTGCGGGTGGATGCTCGGGGGGCGAACATGCTCTTTACCCTGAACGGCCAGCCTGTGGGGGAGATCATGGATGACGCGTACGACAGCGGTGTTCTTGCCCTGGTGGTCCAGACCCTGGATAGCCCCCGGGTTCACGTCCACTACGACATGATCCAGGTAGGGCCGGTCGATCCCGCCGTCCACTTCGCCATTGACGACGCCACCTGCACCGTGGATGTGGCCGGCTTGAACCTCCGCAGCGGGCCCGGCATTGACTACGATCCCCCCATGACCTCCCTGACCGGGGGGACCCTGTTGGAGCCCCTGGCCCGCAGCGATCAGCAGGTCATGACCGCCCAGCGGCGCATCGGCACTGTCACCTGGATCCAGGTTCGTGTCCGGGAGACGGGCCAGATCGGCTGGGTCAGCGGCGCTGCAGGCTACGTTTCGTGCACCATCCCCCTGAACCTGTTGCCGGAAGCGACCGCTCCGGCCACGCCGTAG
- a CDS encoding SLC13 family permease, producing MTLEQVTLLLILVTTVGLYITRWLPTEVTSLLAIVAVALTGLLPPEQALSGFASTATITVGAMFVLSGGLLRTGALETVTIYLARFSRGDPHRLLLLLALTVPVASAFVNNTPIVVMMVPVALALSRQFGVRPSKLLMPISYFSILGGTMTLIGTSTNILIDDLYRQAGGPGFTMFEFTRLGAIYTAVGSLYLVLIGYRLLPNRAPLIDLVSNRDKATYVTEIVVDEDSNLVGQSTEQTFDRISQQDPGTSPTQERRHRRLRRPPSIRTATNHEQEDGVELLALSRGEQVYRAEETRGQVLQPGDILMVAGSANGLARFLEQQQTRLATVLADSERTPLLDVKQKVVEAVVLPESPFNGRMVGNLALNRLYGIKVMGVQHRGRQRLTGLRNIRLESGDVLLLLGAPETLQAASEAEKLLLVEGIERSILRVDKYRIALLIMLGVVLLATLSSIPIVVLAVAGAGLMVATQCLRVDEALQSLDAGTLLLLAATIPLGAALESTGLIHLAVDGITWLVGDAHPVLFLSLFYLMTSLTTEIISNNAVAVLFTPLALNLAARLGFHPTPLLIAIAFGASAAFLTPIGYQTNAIVMGPGGYRFSDYLRVGLPLSLLMWLTATICIPWFWPLTPGG from the coding sequence ATGACCCTTGAGCAGGTGACGCTGCTACTGATCCTGGTAACCACCGTCGGGCTCTACATCACCCGCTGGCTGCCCACCGAAGTCACCTCCCTGCTGGCCATTGTCGCGGTCGCGCTCACTGGCCTGCTTCCGCCGGAACAGGCCCTGTCCGGCTTTGCCAGCACGGCCACCATCACCGTGGGCGCCATGTTCGTGCTCAGCGGGGGCCTGCTGCGCACCGGCGCGCTGGAGACAGTGACCATCTACCTGGCCCGCTTCTCCCGGGGCGATCCCCACCGGCTGTTGCTCTTGCTGGCCCTGACGGTGCCAGTGGCCAGCGCCTTCGTCAACAACACCCCCATCGTGGTGATGATGGTGCCGGTCGCGCTGGCCCTCAGCCGCCAGTTCGGGGTGCGGCCCTCGAAGCTGCTGATGCCCATCAGCTACTTCTCCATCCTGGGCGGCACCATGACCCTGATCGGCACCAGCACCAACATCCTCATCGACGACCTCTACCGCCAGGCGGGTGGACCCGGCTTCACCATGTTCGAATTCACCCGCCTGGGCGCCATCTACACCGCGGTGGGCAGCCTCTACCTGGTCCTCATCGGCTATCGCCTGCTGCCCAATCGGGCTCCCCTGATCGACCTGGTGAGCAACCGGGACAAGGCCACCTACGTCACCGAAATCGTGGTGGATGAGGACAGCAACCTGGTGGGCCAGTCCACGGAACAGACCTTTGACCGCATCTCCCAACAGGATCCAGGGACGTCGCCCACCCAGGAGCGACGCCACCGCCGGTTGCGCCGGCCCCCTTCCATCCGAACGGCCACCAACCACGAACAGGAAGACGGGGTGGAGTTGTTGGCCCTCTCCCGGGGAGAACAGGTCTACCGGGCGGAGGAAACCCGGGGACAGGTACTGCAGCCGGGTGACATCCTCATGGTGGCCGGCTCGGCCAACGGCCTGGCCCGCTTCCTGGAACAGCAACAGACCCGGCTGGCCACGGTCCTGGCCGACAGTGAACGCACCCCCCTGCTGGATGTGAAGCAGAAGGTGGTGGAAGCGGTGGTCCTGCCGGAATCACCCTTCAACGGGCGGATGGTCGGCAATCTGGCCCTGAACCGGCTCTACGGGATCAAGGTCATGGGCGTGCAGCACCGGGGGCGGCAACGGCTGACTGGCCTGCGCAATATCCGGCTGGAAAGTGGCGACGTGCTGCTCCTCCTGGGCGCGCCGGAGACACTGCAGGCCGCCAGCGAGGCCGAAAAGCTGCTGCTGGTGGAGGGGATCGAGCGTTCCATCCTGCGGGTGGACAAGTATCGCATCGCGCTGCTCATCATGCTGGGCGTGGTCCTGCTGGCGACCCTCTCCTCCATCCCCATCGTGGTCCTGGCCGTGGCCGGGGCCGGCCTGATGGTGGCCACCCAGTGCCTGCGGGTGGACGAGGCGCTCCAATCCCTGGACGCGGGCACCCTCCTGCTCCTGGCGGCCACCATTCCCCTGGGGGCGGCCCTGGAAAGCACCGGTCTGATTCACCTGGCCGTGGACGGGATCACCTGGCTGGTGGGCGACGCCCATCCGGTGCTCTTCCTCTCCCTCTTCTACCTGATGACCAGCCTGACCACCGAGATCATCTCCAACAACGCGGTGGCCGTCCTGTTTACGCCCCTGGCCCTCAACCTGGCGGCCCGCCTGGGCTTCCATCCGACCCCCCTGCTCATCGCCATTGCATTCGGCGCCAGTGCCGCCTTCCTCACCCCCATCGGCTACCAGACCAACGCCATCGTCATGGGGCCGGGTGGCTACCGCTTCAGCGACTACCTGCGGGTCGGGCTGCCCCTCTCCCTGCTCATGTGGCTAACTGCCACCATCTGCATCCCCTGGTTCTGGCCGCTGACGCCGGGCGGGTGA
- a CDS encoding ROK family protein translates to MVKHATHIKAENQRRLLLTLLRHQPISRVRLARCTGLSSTTVTHLTAPLLRAGILAPAGTDQEAATEGAGRPPQALVLVPKSRLALGIHLGVRRAVVALSTLEAELVDQRVIPHPQGESPEGILAALADAAQELLAHHGITLPSERIVGVGVGASGLVEAESGVNVWAPALEWHHVPIAAILGQRLGLPVAVENNVRCMALAESLFGAGQGKRVLAFIYARMGVGAGLVVDGRIYRGAWHAAGEIGHWTVLPHGGELCRCGNRGCLETLISERALVAQSQQLAPAVVQGQADPLAAIFAAARTGHLPLRQMLAERAEYLGIALANLVNALNPELILLGGLLHEGYDLIQPVVEQVLRQRSFHGIGAQAELRPATFGVDSGPVGAATLALNAFFYGSVPARHTRKRQAQP, encoded by the coding sequence ATGGTCAAACATGCCACCCACATCAAAGCAGAAAACCAGCGCAGGCTGCTGCTCACCCTGCTCCGCCACCAGCCCATCTCCCGGGTGCGCCTGGCCCGCTGCACGGGGCTCTCCTCCACCACGGTGACCCACCTGACGGCCCCGCTCCTGCGGGCGGGCATCCTGGCGCCGGCCGGCACAGACCAGGAAGCGGCCACCGAAGGCGCCGGCCGCCCCCCCCAGGCTCTGGTCCTGGTGCCAAAAAGTCGCTTAGCCCTGGGCATCCACCTGGGCGTCCGCCGGGCAGTGGTGGCCCTGAGCACCCTGGAAGCAGAACTGGTCGATCAGCGGGTCATCCCCCACCCCCAGGGTGAATCGCCCGAAGGAATACTCGCGGCGCTGGCCGATGCGGCCCAGGAGTTGCTGGCCCATCATGGAATTACCCTGCCTTCGGAGCGGATCGTGGGGGTGGGCGTTGGGGCCTCTGGCCTGGTGGAAGCCGAGAGCGGCGTCAACGTGTGGGCGCCTGCCCTGGAATGGCACCATGTGCCCATCGCCGCCATCCTGGGCCAGCGGCTGGGGCTTCCCGTGGCGGTGGAGAATAACGTGCGCTGCATGGCCCTGGCGGAATCCCTCTTCGGCGCGGGACAGGGGAAACGGGTGCTGGCCTTCATCTACGCCCGCATGGGCGTGGGCGCCGGCCTGGTGGTGGACGGCCGCATCTACCGGGGGGCCTGGCACGCAGCCGGCGAAATCGGCCACTGGACCGTGCTGCCCCACGGCGGGGAGCTCTGCCGCTGCGGCAACCGGGGCTGCCTGGAGACCCTGATTTCCGAGCGGGCCCTGGTGGCCCAGTCCCAGCAATTGGCGCCGGCGGTGGTCCAGGGGCAGGCCGATCCCCTGGCGGCCATCTTTGCCGCCGCCCGGACCGGCCATCTCCCCCTCCGCCAGATGCTGGCGGAGCGGGCCGAATATCTGGGCATCGCCCTGGCCAACCTGGTCAACGCCCTCAACCCCGAACTGATCCTGCTGGGTGGCCTGCTACACGAAGGCTACGACCTGATTCAGCCGGTGGTGGAACAGGTGCTGCGCCAGCGCTCCTTCCACGGCATCGGCGCCCAGGCCGAACTGCGCCCGGCCACCTTCGGCGTGGACAGCGGCCCGGTGGGCGCGGCAACCCTGGCCCTGAACGCCTTTTTCTACGGGAGTGTGCCGGCCCGCCACACGCGAAAGAGACAAGCCCAGCCATGA
- a CDS encoding nSTAND1 domain-containing NTPase yields MLVIPEALLEQIERGNVLLFVGERFARNQDGRALVDRLEDHLVARCQLSPDEDYTFPEAAQAYQDQFGRQALIQFLREQVELTGAQPQKAHDLIARLGSLKVIATTCVDRRLERAFEAAGRSLDVIVSSADVALEEGEKTQLYKLRGTLEQVQSLVLTEDDYEDFFLDQDSVSVVLEGYLARKTIVFVGYDLADPEFKRLFSKVTGALDLFARRAYAFGGEPSPRVLRWCKRHGVEVIDVRATAFLETLMAQLASRSRPSSTPAPLAGDPTPMPLPTRPYKHLSAYEAEDAPIFFGREQETAALLSLIHAHRLVLFYGPSGAGKTSLLQAGVLPRLAQADPPYVAVMVRALEEPETAIRQALARLRPDADLPPGSLVDCLAAATRDLPGTLVLVLDQFEEFFLRFSATARARFIAQMGRLFDARDVPVKVVFSLREEWLAAMGEFDDRLPEIFRTKMRLLPLTRSQARQAIQEPARRLGIRYAADLVEDLLDELVAGSTEGPAGSEDSTVMPPQLQLVCDGLYARAAADGREEITPADFAALGGAQGILARYVDTSLAEFSAPEREIARHLLLALVTSQGTRTAVRRELLTHGVSEWAGSQAVERILDRLVRQRLVRGVGDGDRYELTHDVLAATVASWVDEQDRQLKRARELLQQELADWQQDPELLLGESKFQRLDQVRDRLDLHGPAAALLARAAIRYDQEPDYWLARVGDEGAQETLLLSLLEHEAPEARVAAARLLAGVAGPSTAGALVTRILEDGCQPVRDQAARSLARLEAPDAVDRLAAALDEALPETQARVRRGLAQILHLDPSLLMGLDRRRRRGVAWTLAHMRLAANLPWLRQVVAVGAGAGGLAFGLGLTPPLVLHAAGTLYTPGAAGPVASVLDALFIGPMVALMGLVAGALLAAGIGVGRLLWPEPGRLLPRLVLGGLAGGVGTGLVLAPLVTVDADGPVAALLSSLGAGLFGVLLAWGVVAGLAVARWPVLAWAAAALGGGVGLVLMGLSGFAPFGTGPAAAVPPWLIPTSGALTGLLLAAGLQWALARRSPQAGV; encoded by the coding sequence ATGCTGGTTATTCCCGAAGCCCTGCTGGAACAGATTGAACGGGGCAATGTCCTGCTCTTCGTGGGGGAGCGGTTTGCCCGCAACCAGGACGGGCGCGCACTGGTGGATCGGCTGGAAGATCACCTGGTCGCCCGCTGCCAGCTATCGCCCGACGAGGATTATACCTTTCCCGAGGCGGCCCAGGCCTACCAGGATCAGTTTGGGCGACAGGCCCTGATCCAGTTTCTGCGGGAACAGGTGGAACTCACCGGTGCCCAACCCCAAAAGGCCCACGACCTCATTGCCCGGCTGGGCAGCCTCAAGGTCATTGCCACCACCTGCGTCGACCGGCGCCTGGAGCGGGCCTTCGAGGCTGCGGGGCGCTCCCTGGACGTCATCGTCAGCAGCGCGGACGTGGCCCTGGAAGAGGGGGAGAAGACCCAGCTTTACAAGCTGCGGGGGACGCTGGAACAGGTGCAGTCCCTGGTGCTCACCGAAGATGACTACGAAGATTTCTTTCTGGATCAGGACAGTGTCTCGGTGGTGCTGGAAGGCTACCTGGCCCGCAAAACCATCGTCTTCGTGGGATATGACCTGGCCGATCCCGAGTTCAAACGGCTCTTCAGCAAGGTCACCGGTGCGTTGGACCTCTTCGCGCGCAGGGCCTACGCCTTCGGCGGCGAGCCCTCCCCCCGGGTCTTACGCTGGTGCAAGCGTCACGGCGTTGAGGTGATCGACGTCCGGGCTACGGCTTTCCTGGAGACGCTCATGGCCCAACTGGCCAGCCGCAGCCGTCCCTCGTCCACGCCGGCACCCCTGGCCGGCGACCCAACACCCATGCCCCTGCCCACCCGTCCCTACAAACATCTGTCCGCCTACGAGGCGGAGGATGCCCCCATCTTCTTCGGCCGAGAGCAGGAAACCGCGGCCCTCCTTTCCCTCATCCATGCCCATCGCCTGGTTCTCTTCTACGGCCCTTCGGGGGCCGGCAAGACGTCCCTGCTCCAGGCCGGCGTGCTGCCTCGCCTGGCCCAGGCCGATCCGCCCTACGTGGCGGTGATGGTCCGTGCCCTGGAGGAGCCCGAGACGGCCATTCGTCAGGCCCTGGCCCGCCTGCGGCCCGACGCGGATCTGCCCCCAGGCTCGCTGGTGGACTGCCTGGCGGCGGCCACCCGGGATCTGCCCGGCACCCTGGTCCTGGTGCTGGATCAGTTCGAGGAGTTCTTCCTGCGCTTCAGCGCCACCGCCCGGGCCCGCTTTATCGCCCAGATGGGACGCCTTTTCGATGCCCGGGATGTGCCGGTGAAGGTGGTCTTCAGCCTGCGGGAGGAGTGGCTGGCCGCCATGGGCGAGTTCGACGACCGGCTGCCGGAGATCTTTCGAACCAAGATGCGGCTGCTTCCCCTGACCCGGAGCCAGGCCCGCCAGGCCATCCAAGAGCCGGCCCGGCGCTTGGGTATTCGCTACGCCGCCGACCTGGTGGAAGATCTGTTGGACGAGTTGGTGGCCGGGAGCACGGAGGGCCCCGCCGGGAGCGAAGACAGCACGGTCATGCCGCCCCAGCTTCAACTGGTCTGCGATGGCCTGTACGCCCGGGCTGCTGCCGACGGCCGCGAGGAGATCACCCCGGCGGACTTTGCCGCCCTGGGCGGCGCCCAAGGGATCCTGGCCCGCTATGTGGATACCTCGCTGGCCGAGTTTTCCGCGCCGGAGCGAGAGATCGCCCGGCATCTCCTCCTGGCACTGGTGACCTCTCAGGGAACCCGAACGGCGGTCCGGCGGGAGCTCCTGACCCATGGCGTGTCGGAATGGGCCGGGAGCCAGGCTGTGGAGCGGATCCTCGACCGGCTGGTCCGGCAACGTCTGGTGCGAGGCGTGGGGGATGGCGACAGGTACGAATTGACCCACGATGTGCTGGCGGCCACTGTAGCCAGCTGGGTCGATGAGCAGGACCGGCAGTTGAAGCGGGCTCGGGAGCTGCTGCAGCAGGAGCTGGCCGACTGGCAGCAGGATCCCGAGCTGCTGCTGGGCGAAAGCAAATTTCAGCGGCTGGACCAGGTGCGCGACCGGCTGGATCTCCACGGTCCGGCGGCGGCGTTGCTGGCCCGGGCGGCCATCCGCTACGACCAGGAGCCCGATTACTGGTTGGCCCGGGTGGGCGACGAAGGAGCGCAGGAAACCCTGTTGTTGTCCCTGCTTGAGCATGAAGCGCCCGAAGCCCGGGTGGCCGCGGCCAGACTGCTGGCTGGCGTTGCCGGGCCGTCCACAGCCGGGGCCCTGGTGACCCGCATCCTGGAGGATGGCTGTCAGCCTGTCCGGGATCAGGCGGCCCGAAGCCTGGCCCGGCTAGAGGCGCCAGATGCGGTGGACAGGCTGGCAGCAGCCCTGGATGAGGCGCTGCCCGAGACTCAGGCTCGGGTCAGGCGAGGCCTGGCCCAAATCCTCCACCTGGATCCGTCTCTGCTCATGGGGCTGGATCGCAGGCGGCGACGGGGGGTGGCCTGGACGCTGGCTCACATGCGCCTGGCTGCCAATCTGCCCTGGCTGCGCCAGGTGGTCGCTGTGGGGGCGGGAGCCGGCGGGCTGGCCTTCGGCCTGGGCCTGACCCCGCCCCTTGTCCTACACGCCGCGGGGACCTTGTATACCCCTGGGGCTGCTGGCCCCGTTGCGTCCGTGTTGGACGCGCTCTTCATCGGCCCCATGGTGGCGCTCATGGGGCTGGTGGCCGGGGCCCTGTTGGCAGCGGGCATTGGGGTGGGCCGGCTGCTCTGGCCAGAACCGGGCCGTCTGTTGCCCCGTCTGGTCCTGGGCGGGCTGGCGGGCGGCGTGGGCACCGGCCTGGTCCTGGCACCCCTGGTGACGGTGGATGCCGATGGCCCGGTGGCGGCCCTGTTATCCAGTTTGGGCGCCGGACTGTTTGGCGTGCTCTTGGCCTGGGGAGTCGTTGCCGGCCTGGCTGTGGCGCGCTGGCCGGTGCTGGCATGGGCGGCCGCCGCTCTGGGGGGGGGAGTCGGCCTCGTTTTGATGGGGCTATCGGGTTTTGCCCCCTTTGGGACCGGGCCGGCTGCGGCCGTGCCGCCCTGGCTGATTCCCACCTCCGGTGCCTTGACTGGCCTTCTGTTGGCCGCGGGGCTTCAGTGGGCCCTGGCCCGTCGGTCGCCGCAAGCGGGGGTATGA